The proteins below are encoded in one region of bacterium:
- a CDS encoding radical SAM protein has protein sequence MRALLVNPWVYDFKAFDFWNKPMGLLAVSSILKRYGFKVDLIDCMDRRSPFYSTNTRTDAYGRGKYIWEEIEKPDIFKHIPRRYKRYGMPLDVFNKIVREIKQPDVIFVSSAMTYWYPGVFQAIRILRDTFPKTKVILGGIYATLCEAHAVKCSGADRVIPGPAENSLPAYLRSEGYITGQAQEGSTWVMPDFDLYRGLNYGVVLPSHGCPLTCSYCATYFLSPGYQTAPWQAICDQLAGFATRTDNVAFFDDALLFNKDFAVILINIIDRRIELNLHSSNGLHCRYVDDRIAHLMYQAGFKTIYLSLESINPKTQKNTGGKVYTDEFERAVTVFRNAGFSKRPMHVYLLYGLPGQDHKEIVESIHYCRKLGVRPHLCEFTPIPHTDEYEKTGFGENADPLYHNNFFYTWYWPEAKPEIYRLLKRELSE, from the coding sequence ATGCGAGCGCTGCTCGTTAATCCCTGGGTTTACGATTTTAAGGCGTTTGATTTCTGGAACAAACCCATGGGGTTGCTGGCAGTCTCGAGCATCCTTAAAAGATACGGGTTTAAAGTCGATCTTATCGATTGCATGGACCGTCGCAGCCCCTTTTACAGCACGAATACGCGCACCGATGCTTATGGACGGGGAAAATATATCTGGGAAGAAATAGAAAAGCCGGATATCTTCAAACATATCCCCCGGCGGTACAAGCGATATGGCATGCCCTTAGACGTTTTTAATAAAATAGTGAGGGAAATAAAACAACCGGACGTGATCTTCGTGTCATCGGCGATGACCTACTGGTACCCGGGCGTGTTCCAAGCGATCCGGATACTGCGTGACACCTTTCCCAAAACCAAGGTCATTCTGGGTGGTATCTACGCCACGTTGTGCGAAGCCCATGCCGTTAAATGCTCGGGCGCAGACCGGGTCATCCCCGGCCCGGCGGAAAATTCTCTGCCGGCCTATCTGCGGTCCGAAGGATACATCACCGGGCAAGCGCAAGAAGGATCAACATGGGTGATGCCGGATTTCGACCTTTACCGTGGACTCAACTACGGGGTAGTCCTGCCGTCCCATGGATGCCCTTTAACCTGCAGTTATTGCGCGACATACTTCCTGTCACCTGGGTATCAAACCGCACCCTGGCAGGCGATCTGCGACCAGCTGGCCGGGTTCGCGACGAGAACTGATAATGTCGCGTTCTTCGACGATGCCCTGCTCTTCAACAAGGACTTTGCCGTAATCCTGATTAATATTATCGATCGCCGCATCGAACTGAACTTGCACAGTTCCAATGGGCTGCATTGCCGGTATGTCGACGACCGTATCGCGCACCTTATGTACCAGGCGGGTTTCAAGACCATTTACCTCAGCCTGGAATCCATTAATCCCAAAACCCAGAAAAACACGGGCGGCAAGGTTTACACCGACGAATTCGAACGCGCGGTGACGGTCTTTAGAAATGCCGGTTTTTCCAAAAGACCGATGCACGTTTATCTTCTGTACGGCCTGCCCGGTCAGGATCACAAAGAGATCGTCGAATCGATACATTACTGCCGCAAACTTGGGGTTCGGCCTCACTTGTGCGAGTTCACGCCTATCCCCCACACTGACGAATATGAAAAAACCGGATTCGGCGAAAATGCCGATCCCCTTTATCATAATAATTTTTTCTATACCTGGTACTGGCCGGAGGCGAAACCCGAGATATACCGCCTCCTTAAAAGGGAACTGAGTGAATAG